ATCCTTGATCTCGGTAATTTGTTCAACGGATTTGGGAGCTTGGTACTGCTGAGTAGCTTGGATTTAGGAGATCTACTATTTGATGTTGCGCTGGATAACGAGATTTTAGATCTGGCGGATGTGTTTGATACGCTCCTCAATCTAGGAGATATTGGCTCCGTAGATTTGGGAGATCTTGGCAATGATTTGAATGATCTCCTGGATGGATTGAGTGATACCAAGGTTTTGAAGAAGATTGAATTGGTTGATCTCTTTCAAGGTCTTTCCATAGACACCCTAACCAATCTCTTTGACAAGCTAGCGATTAACGATCTCTTTGACAATGTGGGGGACGTGGTTGGCAATCTCAAAGATGGCGACATCGCTGATGTCATTGATGATCTAGACCTGCTGGATGGCGTCGGCAGCGTGCTAGATGCGCTCAACACAGCCGATCTTTTGGGAGATTGGGAAATTATCAATATGAATCGGGGTAGCGATCGCGGCGATCGCCTCACCGGAAGCGATATCAGCGAGTTTATCCTAGGATTATCGGGCGCGGATAAGATTCTGGGGGGTATTGCCGACGATATTATTAACGGTGGCAAAGGTAACGATCGCATCTTCGGTAAGACTGGTAATGATATCCTCGCAGGGCTAACGGGTAAGAATAGCCTCGTAGGGGGGGATGGAGATGATGTGCTGATTGCGGGGGGACGGCGCGATCGCCTTGTGGGTGGTAGCGGCAAAAACTGGTTTGTCTTTGATGGCAAAGGCAAGAACCACCTCATTAAAGACTTCAAGCTTGGCAAAGATTTGCTGGCATTGACCGATAACATTAATCTCGATGATCTGGGCATTACCCAACACGGCCGAAATGCGCTTGTAACCGTGGGTAAAACGACTCTAGCCCTAATCAAAGGCATCGAGGCTGACAGCCTGAGCGTTAACGATATTGTCCAAATCGCCAGCGATTTCATTTAGTGCTGAACGAATTTGGGTTTAGATACATCTTCGCCATCGGAGTCATCAAGCTTCGATGGCGAATTTGTGCTTTTGCTTCATGGCTCATTCGTGGCTCATCCGGGGATCGAGGGCATCCCGGAGTCCATCGCCTAATAAGTTAAAGGCCAACACCATCAGCGTGATAAATAGCCCTGGAAACACGATCGTCCACGGCGACGACAGGGAGTATCCACCCTTGAAAGCATCGGAGAGCATGGTACCAAGTTCGGGCGTTGGCGGTTGAGCCCCTAAGCCTAGAAACCCTAAACCTGCGGCTTCTAACGTTGCCGTGCCTGTGGCTAGGGTGGCCTGAACGATAATGGGCGCGAGACTGGCGGGTGGGATGTGGATGAAGATGATGCGGCTTGATCGGGCACCGAAGGCGCGCACAGTTTGCACAAATTCCTGTTCACGGAGGGACAGCACCATACTGCGGGTCAGCCGGATAAACTTGGGAACTTGCACCAACCCCACTGCCATCATAACGCTGCTGCTGCTGGGGCCAGTAATGGTGACTAGGGCGATCGCCAGTAGAACCGACGGAAAGGCCAGCATAACATCCGTGATCCAATTAATGCCTGCTTCCAGCCAGCCCCGAAAGTAGCCTGCCATGAGTCCCAACAAGACTCCGATGACCAGTCCAATCCCGACTGAGACCACGCTAATCACCAGCGATATTCGCAGTCCGTACCAAACCAAGGTCAAAATATCGCGCCCCAATCCGTCCGTGCCAAACCAGTGCTCGAGCGTCGGTGGGTTGAGGCGCAGCGCATAGTTGCGATCGCTTGCTGGATTGTAGGGATTGAGCACCGGAGCGGCGATCGCCGCTAGCAGAATCAACACGGTCAGTCCTAACCCGATCATGCCAGAGCGAGATTGTCTAAAGCGTTGTAAGGCTCGCTGTTCCCAAAATTGCGTCCAACGGGATGAACTTTGTACGTCTGGGGACACCGTCATTTGTGAAGACCTGTTTTGCCGAACACCACCGCGACTACAGCGCGGAATCACCTGATACGCTCCTTTCGAGAGAGGAATCTAGCATTATGACCAGTGGTAGGTCAGTCCCCCTATCCAATCCGGTTTATCAATGATCCAGGCCGGGTGCGTAGGGCAGGTTTTGCAATCAGAATCCTGATATTAGCTAGGTTCTGTCGGCTAAACCCGCCCGTACAAACAATCAGTATTCAAGCGGGCTGATATGACCTGCAACGGGTTAGATTAGCTTAACGGCTCTTAAGGTGAAGTACAGACCAATTGCCAAGCCCAAAAATCCCAAGTAGATGAATGAGTAGCTAAACAGGGCAGCCATCTAAAAATCTCCTGTAATTTGACAGTTTTATACAACTATTCAACCACTTTGTGGAGACTCGATGCACAGCGATCGCCGCAAATCTGCACACCTTTCAGGTTTGAACCCTAGACCGAGATGCGGTTGCCTCCCGTTGTGAAGTAGAATACTGCCCACAGAGGTCTAACAGGTAGGTCGTTATG
The Synechococcales cyanobacterium T60_A2020_003 DNA segment above includes these coding regions:
- a CDS encoding cytochrome B6, giving the protein MAALFSYSFIYLGFLGLAIGLYFTLRAVKLI
- a CDS encoding ABC transporter permease, with protein sequence MTVSPDVQSSSRWTQFWEQRALQRFRQSRSGMIGLGLTVLILLAAIAAPVLNPYNPASDRNYALRLNPPTLEHWFGTDGLGRDILTLVWYGLRISLVISVVSVGIGLVIGVLLGLMAGYFRGWLEAGINWITDVMLAFPSVLLAIALVTITGPSSSSVMMAVGLVQVPKFIRLTRSMVLSLREQEFVQTVRAFGARSSRIIFIHIPPASLAPIIVQATLATGTATLEAAGLGFLGLGAQPPTPELGTMLSDAFKGGYSLSSPWTIVFPGLFITLMVLAFNLLGDGLRDALDPRMSHE